The Trichosurus vulpecula isolate mTriVul1 chromosome 4, mTriVul1.pri, whole genome shotgun sequence genome contains a region encoding:
- the LOC118847598 gene encoding non-POU domain-containing octamer-binding protein-like, with the protein MQSNKGFSLDKQNHTPRKQHQHQHQHQHQHQQQQQPPPPPLPPIPANGQQANSQKEGLTIDLKNFRKPGEKTFTQSSRLFVGNLPPDITEEEMRKLFEKYGKAGEVFIHKDKGFGFIRLETRTLAEIAKVELDSMPLRGKQLQVRFACHSASLTVRNLPQFVSNELLEEAFSVFGQVERAVVIVDDQGRPSGKGIVEFSGKPAARKALDRCSEGSFLLTTFPRPATVEPMDQLDDEEGLPEKLVIKNQQFHKEREQPPRFAQPGSFEYEYAMRWKVLIEMEKQQQDQVDRNIKEAREKVEMEMEAARHEHQVMLMRQDLMRRQEELAWMEELHNQEVQKRKQMELRQEEERRRREVEMRRQQEEMMRRQQEGFKGNFLDAREQEMRMGQMGIGGAMGINNRGSLGGANVPAGAPSAPGPGPMMPDGTMGMTPPPSDRFGQGGTMEGLGAMGGNPPAFNRGTPGGDFGPNKRRRY; encoded by the coding sequence ATGCAGAGCAACAAAGGCTTTAGCCTGGATAAACAGAACCATACTCCAAGGAAGCAGcatcagcaccagcaccagcaccaacaccaacaccagcagcagcagcagccgccacCGCCTCCACTGCCACCAATACCTGCAAATGGGCAGCAGGCCAACAGCCAGAAAGAAGGCCTGACTATCGATCTGAAGAATTTCCGAAAGCCAGGGGAGAAGACTTTCACCCAGAGCAGCCGCCTCTTTGTGGGCAATCTCCCTCCTGACATCACTgaagaggagatgaggaaattgtttGAGAAATACGGAAAGGCAGGTGAGGTGTTCATTCACAAGGACAAAGGCTTTGGTTTCATCCGCCTGGAAACCCGCACCCTAGCCGAGATCGCTAAAGTGGAACTGGACAGTATGCCCTTACGTGGAAAGCAGTTGCAAGTGCGCTTTGCCTGCCATAGCGCATCCCTGACAGTTAGGAACCTGCCTCAGTTCGTGTCTAATGAACTGTTGGAGGAGGCTTTCTCTGTCTTTGGCCAGGTGGAGAGGGCTGTAGTGATTGTGGATGATCAAGGGAGGCCTTCAGGGAAAGGCATTGTGGAATTCTCAGGGAAGCCAGCTGCCCGGAAAGCTCTGGACAGATGCAGTGAAGGGTCCTTTCTTCTGACCACATTTCCTAGGCCAGCGACTGTGGAGCCGATGGACCAGCTAGATGATGAAGAAGGGCTCCCAGAGAAGTTGGTCATCAAGAACCAACAATTTCACAAGGAACGAGAGCAGCCACCTCGATTTGCCCAGCCTGGCTCCTTTGAATATGAGTATGCCATGCGCTGGAAGGTGCTGATTGAGATGGAgaagcagcaacaggaccaaGTAGACCGAAACATCAAAGAGGCCCGAGAGAaagtggagatggagatggaggctGCTCGCCATGAGCATCAGGTCATGTtgatgaggcaggatttgatgaGACGACAGGAAGAGCTGGCTTGGATGGAGGAGCTGCATAACCAGGAGGTGCAGAAACGCAAGCAAATGGAGCTCAGGCAGGAGGAGGAACGCAGGCGGCGTGAGGTGGAGATGAGGCGGCAGCAGGAAGAAATGATGCGGCGGCAGCAGGAGGGCTTCAAAGGAAACTTCCTTGATGCGAGAGAGCAGGAGATGCGGATGGGCCAGATGGGTATAGGAGGTGCTATGGGCATAAACAATAGAGGATCCCTGGGAGGTGCTAATGTGCCAGCTGGTGCCCCAAGTGCTCCAGGGCCTGGTCCAATGATGCCAGATGGAACCATGGGAATGACCCCACCACCTAGTGACCGCTTTGGCCAGGGTGGTACAATGGAAGGACTTGGGGCAATGGGTGGAAACCCTCCCGCATTCAACCGAGGAACTCCTGGAGGGGACTTTGGCCCAAACAAACGTCGCAGATACTAA